From a region of the Longimicrobium sp. genome:
- a CDS encoding prepilin-type N-terminal cleavage/methylation domain-containing protein: MKRFPWHTPAQSRAGFTLLEVIVALAILGTGVVAALGILATGTSVTARASTRLLATELAESRMEETLLRPADARGRDEGMFPPPYDDFRWRTRVGPGPVDGTMSVEVSVLGNGDSVHLATLRRR; the protein is encoded by the coding sequence GTGAAACGCTTTCCCTGGCACACCCCCGCGCAATCGCGCGCCGGGTTCACCCTCCTGGAAGTGATCGTCGCGCTCGCCATCCTGGGGACGGGGGTGGTGGCCGCGCTCGGCATCCTCGCGACCGGCACCTCCGTGACCGCGCGCGCCAGCACGCGCCTGCTGGCCACGGAGCTGGCGGAGTCGCGCATGGAGGAGACCCTGCTGCGCCCCGCCGACGCCCGTGGCCGCGACGAGGGGATGTTTCCGCCGCCATACGACGACTTCCGCTGGCGCACGCGCGTGGGGCCGGGGCCGGTGGACGGCACCATGTCGGTGGAGGTGTCGGTGCTGGGGAACGGCGACTCCGTGCACCTCGCCACGCTGCGCCGCCGATGA
- a CDS encoding prepilin-type N-terminal cleavage/methylation domain-containing protein, which yields MKGRAGFTLIELVVALALAGLAMALVAGSVRAAVDTGERQSRAVGQEHRARVTREFVREAVRGLAVERAGRGDLVILTTGGSRERPMDRVVFSTHGGAVFGWEGDLKAVQLLVDADPATPESGVVARVLRTVSGAAVEETLTLLPDVTGMRIRMLDAGGEWQDAWPDATRAPAAIEFRFTGGDAEPGVSPLAALPLRVRVP from the coding sequence ATGAAGGGGCGCGCGGGGTTCACGCTCATCGAGCTGGTCGTCGCCCTGGCGCTGGCCGGGCTGGCGATGGCGCTGGTGGCCGGAAGCGTGCGCGCCGCGGTGGACACCGGCGAGCGGCAGTCGCGCGCGGTGGGGCAGGAGCATCGCGCACGCGTCACGCGCGAGTTCGTGCGCGAGGCGGTGCGCGGGCTGGCGGTGGAGCGCGCCGGGCGCGGCGATCTGGTGATCCTCACCACGGGCGGCTCGCGCGAGCGACCCATGGACCGCGTCGTCTTCTCCACCCACGGCGGCGCGGTGTTCGGGTGGGAGGGCGACCTCAAGGCCGTGCAGCTCCTGGTGGACGCCGACCCCGCCACCCCCGAGAGCGGCGTGGTGGCGCGCGTCCTCCGCACCGTTTCGGGCGCCGCGGTGGAGGAGACGCTGACCCTCCTTCCCGACGTGACGGGGATGCGGATCAGGATGCTGGACGCCGGCGGCGAGTGGCAGGATGCGTGGCCGGACGCCACCCGCGCCCCCGCCGCCATCGAGTTCCGCTTCACCGGCGGCGATGCGGAGCCCGGCGTCTCGCCGCTGGCCGCGCTCCCCCTGCGCGTGCGGGTGCCGTGA
- a CDS encoding type II secretion system protein GspK — protein sequence MRDRRGIALVAALWALLLLASLGTAVALTARRHLWMVGTQDRRAAARWSAEAGIAEAETRLDSVLVELITRTPANIGAASLGAEEDPAMRELRARARAALETFNSLDSVVARGGDRRLPNGAEYALRVHDVSTRLNLNAADEPELRSFFRQWIVDERELSIFVESLLDWRDEDDLARANGAEQAFYARRDERVRNGLLLSVRELLRVRGMTPEILEQVEPFLVVLPSRQLRVNVNAAPVPVLAAIPGFSREMGTALVFRRRAQGPFLSAAEITADQTLRSLFDAGAGGRAINVIATHPEVLEVWSAGRASEGESTHTIRTLYAVDGAALRRLEREEADR from the coding sequence GTGAGGGACCGGCGGGGGATCGCGCTGGTAGCGGCGCTCTGGGCGCTCCTCCTCCTTGCCTCGCTCGGGACGGCGGTGGCGCTCACGGCCCGCCGCCACCTGTGGATGGTGGGTACGCAGGACCGCCGCGCCGCCGCCCGCTGGTCCGCCGAAGCCGGGATCGCCGAGGCCGAGACGCGGCTCGATTCCGTGCTCGTGGAGCTGATCACGCGCACCCCCGCCAACATCGGCGCCGCGTCGCTCGGTGCCGAGGAAGACCCGGCGATGCGCGAGCTTCGCGCCCGTGCCCGCGCGGCGCTGGAGACTTTCAACTCGCTGGACTCGGTGGTGGCGCGCGGCGGCGACCGGCGCCTTCCCAACGGCGCGGAGTACGCCCTCCGCGTGCACGACGTGAGCACGCGCCTGAACCTCAACGCCGCCGATGAGCCGGAGCTGCGCAGCTTCTTCAGGCAGTGGATCGTGGACGAGCGGGAGCTTTCCATCTTCGTGGAATCGCTCCTGGACTGGCGCGACGAAGACGACCTGGCGCGCGCCAACGGCGCCGAGCAGGCGTTCTACGCGCGCCGCGACGAGCGGGTGCGCAACGGGCTCCTCCTTTCCGTTCGCGAGCTGCTGCGGGTGCGGGGGATGACGCCGGAGATCCTGGAGCAGGTGGAGCCGTTCCTGGTGGTGCTTCCGTCGCGCCAGCTGCGCGTCAACGTGAACGCCGCGCCGGTGCCGGTCCTGGCCGCCATCCCCGGCTTCTCCCGCGAGATGGGGACGGCGCTGGTCTTCCGCCGCAGGGCGCAGGGCCCCTTCCTCTCCGCCGCCGAGATCACCGCGGACCAGACGCTCCGCTCGCTCTTCGATGCGGGCGCCGGCGGCCGCGCCATCAACGTGATCGCCACGCACCCGGAGGTCCTCGAAGTCTGGAGCGCCGGCCGCGCCTCCGAGGGCGAGTCCACGCACACGATCCGCACCCTCTACGCCGTCGACGGCGCCGCCCTCCGCCGCCTGGAGCGCGAGGAGGCGGACCGGTGA
- a CDS encoding PilN domain-containing protein: MIRRVGVAVADGELRTALVERIGTRVRVRGVHRTHVAGARTLDDAIRDAAEVLAPGRRAEVGVALSPRDAWLKLLALPPLPPADRTRLVEMEAERYFPVRGEAVLADASSEGPVAAARADAVEALVGRVEETLGRVVAVEPQARAAVRAWAALQPALGRGVFATVTRTGEWWEVSVARGGTLLGHARLLGAEPEAVADALASAVQQGGVLPRVLIGVDPAEEEWLASRLAAAIEARLPGTVAEACGELAPGVPAEFAAAIGAALAPAGGLLPPSHRERLSASGRRRTTAWVGAAALAFLLFLGAGPWRESRRAKALEAEAAALAPRADAAAELLERVRRSTSTVRFTDSLDAARPRWLDALEELGRRLPPGAYLTEFQADAEKNSVEIRGYAGRASAIVPLLEQSPRFSGVESVEPVTRRTVGSVELENFAIRMQVAP, from the coding sequence ATGATCCGCCGCGTGGGAGTCGCGGTGGCGGATGGGGAGCTGCGGACGGCGCTGGTGGAGCGCATCGGGACACGGGTGCGGGTGCGCGGGGTGCACCGCACGCACGTCGCCGGTGCGCGCACGCTGGACGACGCCATCCGCGACGCCGCCGAGGTGCTGGCCCCTGGTCGCCGCGCCGAAGTAGGCGTCGCGCTGTCGCCGCGGGATGCGTGGCTCAAGCTGCTGGCGCTCCCCCCGCTGCCGCCCGCGGACCGCACCCGGCTCGTGGAGATGGAGGCCGAGCGCTACTTCCCCGTGCGCGGCGAGGCGGTACTGGCGGATGCGTCCAGCGAGGGGCCGGTCGCGGCGGCGCGGGCGGACGCGGTGGAGGCGCTCGTGGGGCGCGTGGAGGAGACGCTCGGGCGCGTGGTGGCCGTGGAGCCGCAGGCGCGCGCCGCGGTGCGCGCGTGGGCCGCGCTCCAGCCCGCGCTGGGACGCGGCGTCTTCGCCACCGTCACGCGCACGGGCGAATGGTGGGAGGTGTCCGTGGCGCGCGGGGGGACGCTGCTGGGGCATGCGCGGCTGCTGGGCGCGGAGCCGGAGGCGGTCGCCGATGCCCTCGCCAGCGCCGTGCAGCAGGGCGGAGTGCTGCCGCGCGTGCTGATCGGTGTGGACCCGGCGGAGGAGGAGTGGCTCGCGTCGCGCCTGGCGGCCGCAATCGAGGCGCGGCTCCCCGGCACGGTGGCGGAGGCGTGCGGAGAGCTGGCGCCGGGGGTTCCCGCGGAGTTCGCGGCGGCCATCGGCGCAGCGCTGGCGCCCGCGGGTGGGCTGCTGCCGCCATCGCACCGCGAGCGGCTTAGCGCGTCGGGGCGGCGGCGCACGACGGCGTGGGTGGGGGCGGCGGCGCTCGCCTTCCTCCTCTTCCTCGGCGCCGGCCCCTGGCGCGAGTCGCGCCGCGCGAAGGCGCTGGAGGCCGAAGCCGCCGCGCTCGCCCCCCGCGCCGACGCCGCCGCGGAGCTGCTGGAGCGTGTACGGCGATCCACCTCCACCGTGCGCTTCACCGACTCGCTGGACGCGGCGCGGCCCCGCTGGCTCGACGCGCTCGAAGAGCTGGGGCGGCGCCTTCCGCCCGGCGCGTACCTCACGGAGTTCCAGGCCGACGCGGAGAAGAACTCGGTGGAGATCCGCGGCTACGCGGGGCGCGCCTCGGCCATCGTCCCGCTCCTGGAGCAGTCGCCGCGCTTCTCCGGCGTGGAGTCGGTGGAGCCGGTCACACGCCGCACGGTGGGCTCCGTGGAGCTGGAGAACTTCGCCATCCGCATGCAGGTGGCCCCGTGA